The nucleotide window CGTTTGCCGGGGAGGGATTGGCCGATGCCCGCGCTGCGTGGTCCCGCCGAGATGCGCACCGCCATCCTGCGCAGCCTGCCGGAGAAGACCGGCCGCTCGCTGGACGAGTGGGTGACGATCGTGCGCGGCGCCGGCCTGGGCGGCTTCAAGCCGCGCGTCGACTGGCTCAAGGCCGCGTACGGGCTGGGCCACAGCACCGCCTTCCTCGTCGTGAGCGAGGCGGAGAAGCCGGCCGACTTCGTTGAGCCGAGCGCCGATGCGCTGCTGGCCAAACAGTACGCCGGCGCGAAGGCGGCGCTGCTGCCGATCTATGAACGCGCGGCCGGGGCGGCGCGGTCACTGGGCGAGGATGTGCGCGTGGAGGCCCGCCAGACCTACATGACCTTCACCCGCGGCAAGCAGTTCGCCGTGATCCAGCCGGTTTCGAGCAAGCGCGTGGACATCGGCCTGATCGGCCCGCACCTGCAGAGCACGGAGCGGCTGCAGCCCGCCGGTTCCTTCGGCAGCGGGCGCGTCACGCATCGCGTCGCCCTCGGCGCGCCCGAAGACGTGGACGCAGAGCTGCTCGCCTGGCTGCACGCCGCCTACGAGTGGGCGGCCGGCTGAGCCGCCAGTCCGCCTCACCGTCGCTGCCGGCCCTGTTCACCGCGCCCGCTGGCGCGTACGCTGGGCGGCGGAGCGAAGGGAGGCGGCGGCCATGC belongs to Dehalococcoidia bacterium and includes:
- a CDS encoding DUF5655 domain-containing protein, producing MPALRGPAEMRTAILRSLPEKTGRSLDEWVTIVRGAGLGGFKPRVDWLKAAYGLGHSTAFLVVSEAEKPADFVEPSADALLAKQYAGAKAALLPIYERAAGAARSLGEDVRVEARQTYMTFTRGKQFAVIQPVSSKRVDIGLIGPHLQSTERLQPAGSFGSGRVTHRVALGAPEDVDAELLAWLHAAYEWAAG